Proteins found in one Stigmatopora nigra isolate UIUO_SnigA chromosome 15, RoL_Snig_1.1, whole genome shotgun sequence genomic segment:
- the xpnpep3 gene encoding xaa-Pro aminopeptidase 3, whose translation MSSSGGIILLRAAATFLPRPKWSRGCVWCPRRNISVKPGSLKPKTVPARYLGQPSAFTHPHLIKHGEVTPGLSQTEYELRRYRLASLIEAQMDKLGPSASSSTHVLIILSHPTRYMTNDIPYPFHQNQDFLYLCGILEPDSALVLYGKGRPDQAVLFVPRRDPGRELWDGPRSGKDGAAALTGIERVHSTEELGIVLKSLKGSTLWYDSSQPSHPRLHQEHVSPVLATGPVPRPLSPLIHSLRAFKSSSEVALMQEAGRITAQGFRRTMALSHGDVDEAVLFAKFDFENRIHGANFLAYPPVVAGGNRANTLHYINNNQIIKDGEMVLLDGGCEYFGYVSDVTRTWPVNGKFSAPQMELYEAVLEVQLACLSVCSPGASLDHIYSTMLSLLARQLKRLGIIKAGTSQADLLMAARRYCPHHVGHYLGMDVHDTPELSRSQPLQPGMTITIEPGLYISEENEQAPAHFRGMGIRIEDDVLIRDKGGPLILSSDAPKTIADVELACAQR comes from the exons ATGTCCTCCTCCGGGGGAATTATTCTTCTAAGGGCAGCTGCTACTTTCCTACCAAGACCAAAGTGGAGTCGAG GTTGTGTGTGGTGTCCACGCAGGAACATTTCTGTGAAACCGGGTAGCCTGAAACCAAAGACGGTTCCTGCTCGCTACCTTGGCCAGCCGAGTGCTTTCACTCACCCTCATCTCATCAAACATG GTGAGGTGACACCTGGCCTGAGCCAAACAGAATATGAACTCCGCCGATACCGGCTGGCCTCACTCATCGAGGCTCAGATGGACAAGCTCGGACCGTCTGCTTCTTCCAGTACTCATGTCCTCATTATTTTATCCCATCCGACCCGCTACATGACGAATGATATACCTTATCCTTTTCACCAGAACCAG gactTCCTCTACCTGTGTGGTATTTTGGAGCCTGACAGCGCTCTGGTTCTGTACGGAAAAGGCCGACCAGACCAGGCCGTCCTATTTGTCCCTCGAAGAGACCCAGGCAgagaattgtgggatggaccgCGATCAGGGAAGGATGGGGCTGCCGCTTTGACTGGCATAGAGAGGGTTCATAGCACAGAAGAACTTGGTATAGTGCTTAAAAGCCTTAAAG GCTCTACACTATGGTATGATAGTTCTCAACCATCTCACCCCCGACTCCACCAGGAACATGTCAGTCCAGTCCTGGCAACAGGACCAGTTCCGCGCCCTTTAAGTCCCCTAATTCACTCACTGAGGGCTTTCAAGAGCTCATCTGAGGTGGCCCTTATGCAGGAAGCTGGTCGCATCACAGCTCAG GGTTTTAGGAGGACAATGGCTCTATCGCATGGAGATGTAGATGAAGCGGTGCTGTTTGCTAAG tTTGATTTTGAGAACCGCATTCATGGTGCTAATTTCCTGGCCTATCCACCCGTGGTTGCAGGAGGGAATCGTGCCAATACTCTGCACTACATCAACAACAACCAAATCATTAAG GATGGTGAAATGGTGCTTCTCGATGGCGGTTGTGAATATTTTGGTTATGTCAGCGATGTGACCCGAACATGGCCAGTAAATGGGAA ATTTAGCGCTCCCCAAATGGAACTTTATGAAGCTGTCCTGGAGGTCCAGCTCGCCTGTTTATCTGTTTGCTCCCCAGGTGCCAGTCTGGATCATATTTACAGTACTATGCTATCGTTGTTAGCAAGACAGCTCAAGCGTCTCGGCATCATCAAGGCTGGGACTAGCCAAGCCGATTTACTCATG GCTGCAAGGCGGTACTGCCCCCATCATGTTGGACACTACTTGGGCATGGATGTCCATGACACTCCCGAACTGTCACGTTCACAACCTTTACAGCCTGGAATGACCATCACAATAGAACCAG GGTTATACATTAGTGAGGAAAATGAGCAGGCTCCAGCACATTTCCGCGGCATGGGTATCAGGATTGAGGATGACGTGCTGATTCGGGATAAGGGAGGCCCCTTGATTCTGTCTTCTGATGCCCCAAAGACCATTGCTGATGTAGAGTTGGCCTGTGCCCAGAGGTAG